The sequence below is a genomic window from Paenibacillus sp. DCT19.
CTTGGTGTCATGACAGCAATCATCGGCGGCCCCTTCTTTGTATACATAGCTCGTAAGGGGGGACGAAAATATGAGAAAGATGTTAACCTTTCGCACAAAAAAAGATGCCATCTCACTGCAAATGGAACGGAAATCATTATTGGTCATCATTGTGTTGTTTATATTATCTCTCATTGCTGCGATTGTAGGCACAAGTATAGGCAGTGATTATATTTCTCCGTTACATGTGCTGCAAACCATCTTAAAAGTTGGTGCAGGTGATTACGATTTTGTGGTGCTCACCTTAAGGTTGCCTCGTGTGCTGTTATCTCTGCTCGTAGGGGCAGCATTGGGGATGTCGGGTGCCATCCTACAGGGCATCATTCGTAATCCGCTCGCTTCACCGGATGTCATCGGGATCACAGGTGGCGCAGCCGTTGCCGCTGTTGGTTTCGTATCCATTCTGGGTGGAACGATCAGCATTAAGTTACTTCCGCTGTTTGCCATTATTGGTGCGCTGGTTACGGCGCTAGTGATATATGTGCTGGCATGGAAAAAGGGAGTAACCCCCATCCGCCTCGTTCTGATCGGGATTGGAATCTCGGCAATTATGGGAGCAGGGACGACCTTTATGCTGATTCTGAGCCCATTCTATACGGCTGGACAA
It includes:
- a CDS encoding iron chelate uptake ABC transporter family permease subunit yields the protein MERKSLLVIIVLFILSLIAAIVGTSIGSDYISPLHVLQTILKVGAGDYDFVVLTLRLPRVLLSLLVGAALGMSGAILQGIIRNPLASPDVIGITGGAAVAAVGFVSILGGTISIKLLPLFAIIGALVTALVIYVLAWKKGVTPIRLVLIGIGISAIMGAGTTFMLILSPFYTAGQAYIWLTGSIYGASWLDIRTILPVIIIVVPLAMWFARSLNAQEFGDDVATGLGVTVQWHRSLLLLCSVLLAGIAVAVAGTIGFVGLIAPHIARKLVGRMFGSLLLVSGFVGALLVLSADLIARTAFLPLDVPAGVFTAGIGAPFFLYLLFKNRNQF